In the genome of Campylobacter helveticus, the window TTCAGTTATCACGCTACCATAATGAATCGCCAAAATTAAAAGCACAAAACCTATAATAGAAGCTTCTCCTACTCTACCCGGACGCAAAAATCTCATATAAATTCCCATAAAAATCGCAATAGGAATCGTCATAGCAATGGTAAATAAGCCCCAAGGAGATTCAGCTAAAGCCTTTACAACAACCATAGCCAAAATGGCAATGATAATTAACATAATGCCAAAAATAGCCACCATAGCAACGCCACCTGTGAAATTTCCCATCTCATCTTTAATCATCTCTCCCAAAGAGCGTCCGTTACGCCTAGTAGAGATGAAAAGCACCACAAAATCATGCACAGCCCCAGCCAAAACACCTCCAACCAAAATCCAAAGCATTGAAGGCAAATAGCCCATTTGAGCCGCCAAAATAGGACCTACCAAAGGACCAGCACCCGCAATAGCAGCAAAATGATGTCCAAATAGCACAACTTTATTAGTAGGGACAAAATCGCGTCCATCATTTTGTGTAATCGCTGGAGTAGCACGGGTTTTATCAAGCTCTAGGACCTTATAAGCTACAAAACGCCCGTAAAATCTATATCCTATCATATAAATACACACTGCGGCAACAACTAAATAAATCGCCGAAACACTCTCGCCATTTTGCAAAGCCAAATAACCAAAACAAATAGCACCTAAAGCTGCTACAAAAAGCCACAAAATTTTTGTAGTAAGAGAATTCATACCTCTCCTTTCAAAACTTAAAATGCTTTATGATAGCAAAAAAGCCTAAAAAAAGATGAAGAAAAACCAAAAGCTTAAAATAAAGTAACAAAAAGTAACAAATTTACGCAGTATGAATTTTAATTTATAAGGAAAAAAGGCTATAATTTCAAACAAAAACGAGGGAAAAATGCAAATCTATAAACAAGCTTGTGGAGCTTATGAGACAAATTGTTACATTTTAAGCACAAAAAGAGGCGAATTTATCATCGACCCGGGTGTTAATGCTTTAGAATTTGTTAAAAACACCGCTAAAAATCCTCTAGCCATACTCAACACTCACGGGCATTTTGACCATATTTGGGATAATGCAGCCCTTAAAAAAGAATTTAATATCCCTCTTTATATCCATAAAAATGACGCTTTTTTTCTAAATGACCCCTTTCATCAAGGCTTTGAAAAAAGTGAAGCTGATGTTTTGATAGAAAATGAAGAAAATTTAGAGCTTTTTGACACTTCTTTCAAATTTCATTTTTTTCCCGGTCATACACCCGGATGCTGTATGATAGAAGTGGTTGGAGAGGGCGTGATGTTTAGCGGAGATTTTTTATTTTATAGGAGTATCGGTAGGTGGGATTTCCCCTATTCTAACGCCACTTTAATGAAGCAAAGTTTAGAGAAAGTTTTAAACTATAAAGAAAATTTCAAGCTTTTGCCCGGACACGGAGGAGAAACTATGCTTAAAGAAGAGCAAGAGCATTTGCCAACTTGGCTAAGGTATTTTTGATGAATTTAGACACCTTTTTGATTTATTATTTTGCTTTTTTAATCCTTTTTGGGCTTCTTGGCTTAAAATTTCAAAAAAAATCCCAATTTAATGACAAAAAATTCTACCGCCTCTGTCCGTGTAAAAAAATGGCTGAAAATGGCTCTTTGAGTATGATTTGTATGTATAGTGCTATGGGTGGATTTTTATATAGCGCGACTTCTTTAAGTTTTATCGGCTTTGTGAATTTAGAGCTTAATGCTCTTTTCGTGCTATCTTTGCTTTGTGCTTATGTGGGCTGGAGACTTAAAACGGAGTGATTTTAAGCTCATATTTATCTTTTGTATCTTTAAAAGTATAAATTTTATCATCACAAGGATAGCTTATAAGCTTTTTGCCCCTTTTAAAGCTCCTATCTTTAAGCTTTTCTAAAATAGCAGGAAGCTCTTTTTTAAACACTCTTTCATTTGAAATTCCATCGTGTTTTAAATTTCTTATCAGTCTGCCGTCAATCTCACTTTCATCTTTTATCAAATGTAAAGTCGCGTCAAACCCCAAATTTGCATAAGTTTTATATAGCCTTTCTTTATCTTCAGCCGTTTTAAATTCATCTTCTTTGCTATGATAACTAATAAAAATACATTCTTTATCACACGCACTTTGAATTTCTAAATGCTTAAGTTCTAAAAGATTTCTTATGCTAAAAGCCGCTTTAGTAAAATTCTCCTTCGTCCAAAAACTTTTCGTATGGCAAGAAATTTCTAAATTTGGCGTAATGCGATAAAACTCTTCCCCACTCTCTCTTATAAACATTTGCTCTCTTGGCAAAACAGAACAAGCTACATCAATGACACCTTGTGTGTAGTGTGGTGCGATTTTAGCGATTAAATGTGTGATTTGTGAGCCATAACACCCTCCGGCATATATCACAGCTAAATCACAAATCCCCCCCCCTCGTGAGTTTTAAATAAATGCTTTAGTGCGTTAATGTGGTCAAGTGCTGGCATTAAAAGATAATTTTGATACTCGTCATTTGGAGGCAAAATAGTATAACTAAGCCCCTTTAAAAGTGCATTTTGTGCGTAAATTCCTGCTTCTTTTTGCTTTTTCATCAAATCCTCTAGTAAAAAATAATAAGCATTGTGCGGTAAATTGGAATGATAAGGCAAATTTAATTTTTTAAGCACTTTTTTGACATTTTCCACATCTTCTTTTTCAATGCTATATTTAGCGCTATAAGCCTCCTCATTCGAAACCCTGCAACAAAATCCGTGATAAAATACATTCATAGCTAAAACACTAAATCGCGAAGCAAATTGTCGCCTCGTATAATCAAGCATTCTAGTATCTGTGCTAGAGCCAAACCCTCCCACAATCACAAAAATCGCCCTTATGGGCTTAGTTTCATCATAGCTTATGCGGTATTCTAATTTTGAATTTCTTTTAAGATTTAATTCCACATCATCACAAGAAGTGATGAAAAAACTTTTATCTATCATCAATTTGAAGCTTTATTTTGTGATTTTTCTCACTGAAAGTATAAACCAAATCATAGCAAACATAACGAATGCTTTTTTCACACGCCTTTTGACCCTGTTTTTTAATTTTCTCCAAAAGCGGAGGAAATTCTTTATTTATCAAAGCTTTAAAAGGAATTCCTAGTCCGTGTTCTAGACTTTTGATAAATTTACCATCAAGCTCACTTTCATCTTTTATCAAATGTAAAGTCGCGTCAAATTTAAACTTTTTTAAAAGCTCGAAAAGCTCAACTTTTTCGTTATAGGGAGCTAAAAAAGTATCTTGTTGAGAGTGATAACTCACAAAAATAATCTTAGAAGTTGCTTTGGCAAGAGTTTCTAAATGCGTAGGATTAAGGATATATCTTATATCACGGCGAGATTGTGAGAAAAAATAAGGGGAATTCGCCCTAGTCGTCCAAAAAGTTTTATCACTTAATAACAAATAAATTTCATCAATCTTCGCCCCACACGCACTATAAGCCTTAAAATCAAGCTCTTTACCAAAGCCTATCATACGCCAAGAAAACAGCCCGGAACCTGAATTATCAATCACTCCATCAATCACCCAAGGAGCTATCTTAGCACACATTAAAGCCAGATATCCCCCATAAGAATCTCCAGAAACCACTACACTCAAACTCCCCCCCCCTGTCTTAAAGGGCGGATTTTTCTTAATGTGCAAAATCGCGTTGATAATATCCATAGCAGGCATTATGCCCCAGTTTTGATACTCATCATTTTTAAGCTTTAAGCTAGAATGCACATACGCCGCATAATCTTTCGCTAAATACCCAGTTTGTTTTAAATTGTGAATATGCGTATTAAGATACGATAAAATTTCCCTTGGAGTGTTATTAGCAAAAGTTTCTTCATCTATCGCAACATTAAGGTCTGCACAAAGCTCGTAAATAATCTTTTTATCCATTTCATCAAAATATAACTCCGCACCGACTTGTGGGCGGTTGTGAATTCCAAAATAATTTGGAGCTATGAGGGCAATATTGTGCTTTTTTGCCAAATTTTCCATTATGAATTTTAAAAAATTGTCATTTGCATCGCTACCTGTGCCTTGTATCAGCACTAAAATAGCTTCGATTTCTTTTTCATCGTCATAGCATAACTTAAATTCAAGCTTCGTTTTTCTTTTGATATTTAGCTCCATATCATCTGTGGAGCTTATTTTAAGACTTTTAAAAACTATCATTTTGTGCCTAATAATAAATAGGTCTTATTCGCTAAGGCTTTAAAGCTTTCGCTTTGACTCAATGCCACACAAGCCTTATTTTTGGATTTACTGGTAAAATCAGCATTTGTTAAAACACTCTCATTTGCTCCATTTGCCACCGCTTTAATGGCATTTTTGACATTATCATTACTAGAAATTCCCATTAAAACAAAACTCACCCCTTGCATAAAAACAAATTCCACACATCTTTCATCATCGCCCACCTTAAAAGCCACATCGCTTAAATTCTGCGACAAATCCACTTCCTCCACGCCGCTAACATTGCTAATAAGCTTCGTATTTGCTAATTTATCGTTTTTAAGCGCATAAACGCTCACATCGTTAATGAAAGTTCTAAGATTATTCAAAGCCTTGCTAATCTCAGCCTCATCTTTACTTGAGCTAAGTTTTGGCAAAGCAATGGCTGCCAAAATTCCAAGTATGATAATTACAAAAACAAGTTCTAAAATCGTAAAAGCCTTTTTCATCATCTTCTCCTAAAGTCTTTCTAAATGCTTATTTTTAGGGCTTAAAATGTCCTCTTGTATCTTTACAAATTCATTTCTTTCATACGCACTAACCGCCGCTCTTGCTATCATTAAAGCATTATCGGCACAAAATTCAAGTGGGGCAAGTTTAAGTTCACAATCAAACTCCGCACAAAGTTTTTCTAAACGCTTTCTTAAATTTAAATTTGCACTCGCACCGCCGACAACCCCAAATTTCTTAAATGAGTGGATGGCAAAAATTTTTTTACATCTATTGATAATGTGTGAGCAAGCCGCCTCTTCAAAAGCATAAGCTATCTCACTTTTTATATTTTTGCCTAAATTTGTATGCTTTAAAATTTCGAGTCTTGTTTGATTTTTAAGCCCTGAAAATGAGAAATTTAATTCTTTAGAGCGTAGCATAGGCACAGAAAAGCACAAATTTCTATCCTTAGCTTGTTTTGCCAAATTTTCTATCACGCTCCCACCCGGATAGCCCAAATTCATCATTTTTGCGACTTTGTCAAAACTCTCACCAAAACTATCATCATTACTTTTAGCCAAAATTTCTAAAAAACCCTTTTCATCAACCTTTAAAACCATAGTATGTCCGCCACTTACTAGCAAAACACCCAAATCATACTCCTCTTTTTTGTCCAAAAAAAGAGAATAAATATGCCCTTTTAAATGATTGATAGCAATGAGTGGCAAATTAAGACTTAAAGCCAAACTTTTAGCCATAGCAATACCTCCAACCAAACTTACACTAAGTCCCGGTTCATTTGTAACTGCTATGGCACAAAGTTTGCTAAAATAGTCCTTACACTGCTGCAAAATTCTAGGCAAAGCCTCACTATGAAGCCTAGCAGCAAGCTCTGGCACAACTCCGCCATAATGCGAATGCTCTTTTTCTTGGGAAATTTTTTTATAAAAAAGGCATTTAAAACTATCTTTATCAATAATGGCTATGGAGCTATCATCACAAGAACTTTCTATAGCCAAAATGCAATTTTTCATTCAAATTCCACAAGCATAGAGCCTAAAAATTTATCTTTCCTCGCAGCCTCTTTAAGGGTATTGACATCTAGCATTTTTGCGTTTTTAATAATCTTATCTCCCTTTTTATACTCAAGAAGTTGCTGCAAATTTGCACCCCTTAATTCGTAAAATTCCACTCTATAAATTTTACCTGCATCGTCTAAGGCGTATTGAGGCTTCATTTTATTTTTAGTAACAACAACATTACTTTCATCTTTAGAATAATCAAATCCTATAACATTTACCCGCACATTTTGCATTTTTGGAATCATAAATTCCTTTTTAACCTTAAGCTTCGTCGCAAAAGGCACAGAAGTTTCATTTCCATCAACGATAAAATCAACCTCCTCAAAGGCATCGCTAAATTCTAAATACTCAGGATAAATACGACTTTGGAAACGATTTCCATACTGGATAAAGAAATGATTATCTTCCACTACAACGGCTGTAAGTTCATTACTCGTGCGGTAATTTAGTTCTTTATTAACAGGAAAAGGGATATAGCTCATACTTTTTCTAGGGTTTTTTAGATAAAGCAAAATTTTATCATCAAAGAGTTTTACCTCGATTTCTCTATTAATCGCCTCATACACACCCTCAGGACTTAGCTCAAAACTTCTTTTCCACTCAAGTCCAGCTGTTTTTAAATAATTTTCCACCGCCAAAAGATGATAATAAGCCCTTAAATGTACGGGTAAATTTTTACTCGCTTCATTTGCAAAAGCGGCTTTTTTGTTTGAAATCACAAAATAAGTCAAAGCTTTTAGCATTTCTGTATCGTTTAGCTCTTCTGTTTTGGTATTTTTAAGAAAATATTTGTGTTTAGGGTCAGCTAAAGAAGCATTGACACTTTCAACCGTTTGACGCGCGATATCTTCTAAATCTCTATACGCCGTAGCATTAATTTCTTTTGTATCTATCACGCTTGAATTTCCCCAACGCTTAGGATTTTTAAGAGAATCTTCATAAGTCGGTCTATAAAAGCCCCAACCATCGTGAAGATTAATCACCATACTCACTTCAGGCTTTAAAATAAGACTCTTTATCCTTTGCACTGTTTCATAATCTGGGTCCTTAGGATTTATCGACGCAAATTTGCGATTCAAATCCCCACTTACCCCCCTATTCCTTTTTATAATACTTTCAAAAGCTAAATTTGGCGCTACGATAATCTTACCCTTAGTGATGTTATAGTCGCTAAGAAGTAAGCTTGCCGCGTGAAAGCCTCCCGGCTCATCACCTTGCATACCGCCAAAAATCAAAATGGTATTGTTATTTTCATTGCTTACGCCATTTTCCCCTACACTAAATTCAAGCGCAAAAACACTAATAATAAAACTTAATAATACTGCTAAAATTTTCACAAATATTCCCTCACCTTTCTATCATACTCAAAAACCTCTTCAAGCTCTGTGATTGTAACTCCCTCAAAATGCTCCAAAGCCCTAAGAACACCCTTTGAAATATCTAAAAATTCACATTTTTGCTTTAAAAATCTCTCAACCATTACTTCATTTGCTGCATTGATAATTACCCCCAAACTTGGCTTTTCTAAAAAAATATTTTTAAGTGCAAAAAGCGGATATTTCTTTAAGCTAATTTTATGAAATTTTAAACTAGAAAGTTTAACAAAATCAAGCGGAGGTAAAATTTCAAGCTCGTGCGTATCAAAGATAGCCTCAGCAATCGCTAGTTTCATATCGGGTTTAGAAAAATAGGCACTCGTCGCACCATTTTGAAATTCACAAAGAGCGTGGAGCAAGGATTTAGGCTCTATAAAAGCATCAATTTCTTTTGTGGCAAAAAGATGATACGCCTCAATAATCTCAAAAAGCTTATTTGCCATCGTGGCACTATCTATGGTAATTTTCGCCCCCATAGACCAGTTAGGATGCTTTAAAGCATCGCTTAGCTTGACGCTTTTTAAATTCTTAATCTTAAATTTAAAAAACGCCCCACCACTCGCACAAATATAAAGCTTTTTAATATTTTGTCTCGCTTGTATCAAAGCGCTTAAAGCAGAATGCTCGCTATCGACTGGAATGATATTTGCCCCCTTTAAAAATTCCCCGGCAACGACCAAACTTTCTTTATTTGCTAAAGCGATTTTTTTATGAAGCTTATGCGCCTTTAAAGTGCTTTTAAGCCCCGCAAAACCTACAATGGCATTAAGTAAAAGAGTATCATCGCTTAATTCTAAAATTTTTTCAAGCCCTTCCTGCCCCACAAAAACATTTTTATGCTTTACCAAATGCCTGTCTTTTTGCTCTTTTATGCAAACAAATTCAGGCTTAAAACGCTCGATTTGCTCATTTAAAAGCTTTATATTACCTCCGCACGCTAAAGCACTCACACGCAATTTTTTTAAAGCGGCAAGTTTTAAAGCATTAACCCCTATACTTCCTGTACTACCAAAAACTATCATAAAAATACAACCACAGCAAAAGAAGCGATAATCACGGCATCAATTCTATCTAAAATGCCTCCGTGTCCGGGGATTAAATCTCCGCTATCTTTGACACCAGCTATCCTCTTAAAATAGCTCTCTATCAAATCGCCCATCACAGCCAAAATAGCTATAAAGAAACTAAGCAAAATCCAAAACCAAAATCCCCCAGCAATCGCACCAAATACTCCCCCCGCAACAACAGCACAAAGCACTCCGCCTATCACACCCTCTAAGGTTTTATTAGGACTTGTTTGTGAAAAAGGCGTTTTACCTAGCATTTTACCGATAAAATATGCCCCACTATCACAAAATACAACAACCAAAATCAACAAAAAAATTCCAAGCATACCCTCATTCA includes:
- a CDS encoding DUF2920 family protein, translated to MIVFKSLKISSTDDMELNIKRKTKLEFKLCYDDEKEIEAILVLIQGTGSDANDNFLKFIMENLAKKHNIALIAPNYFGIHNRPQVGAELYFDEMDKKIIYELCADLNVAIDEETFANNTPREILSYLNTHIHNLKQTGYLAKDYAAYVHSSLKLKNDEYQNWGIMPAMDIINAILHIKKNPPFKTGGGSLSVVVSGDSYGGYLALMCAKIAPWVIDGVIDNSGSGLFSWRMIGFGKELDFKAYSACGAKIDEIYLLLSDKTFWTTRANSPYFFSQSRRDIRYILNPTHLETLAKATSKIIFVSYHSQQDTFLAPYNEKVELFELLKKFKFDATLHLIKDESELDGKFIKSLEHGLGIPFKALINKEFPPLLEKIKKQGQKACEKSIRYVCYDLVYTFSEKNHKIKLQIDDR
- a CDS encoding DUF2920 family protein: MIDKSFFITSCDDVELNLKRNSKLEYRISYDETKPIRAIFVIVGGFGSSTDTRMLDYTRRQFASRFSVLAMNVFYHGFCCRVSNEEAYSAKYSIEKEDVENVKKVLKKLNLPYHSNLPHNAYYFLLEDLMKKQKEAGIYAQNALLKGLSYTILPPNDEYQNYLLMPALDHINALKHLFKTHEGGGFVI
- a CDS encoding M99 family carboxypeptidase catalytic domain-containing protein; translation: MKILAVLLSFIISVFALEFSVGENGVSNENNNTILIFGGMQGDEPGGFHAASLLLSDYNITKGKIIVAPNLAFESIIKRNRGVSGDLNRKFASINPKDPDYETVQRIKSLILKPEVSMVINLHDGWGFYRPTYEDSLKNPKRWGNSSVIDTKEINATAYRDLEDIARQTVESVNASLADPKHKYFLKNTKTEELNDTEMLKALTYFVISNKKAAFANEASKNLPVHLRAYYHLLAVENYLKTAGLEWKRSFELSPEGVYEAINREIEVKLFDDKILLYLKNPRKSMSYIPFPVNKELNYRTSNELTAVVVEDNHFFIQYGNRFQSRIYPEYLEFSDAFEEVDFIVDGNETSVPFATKLKVKKEFMIPKMQNVRVNVIGFDYSKDESNVVVTKNKMKPQYALDDAGKIYRVEFYELRGANLQQLLEYKKGDKIIKNAKMLDVNTLKEAARKDKFLGSMLVEFE
- a CDS encoding DUF2920 family protein, which encodes MIYAGGCYGSQITHLIAKIAPHYTQGVIDVACSVLPREQMFIRESGEEFYRITPNLEISCHTKSFWTKENFTKAAFSIRNLLELKHLEIQSACDKECIFISYHSKEDEFKTAEDKERLYKTYANLGFDATLHLIKDESEIDGRLIRNLKHDGISNERVFKKELPAILEKLKDRSFKRGKKLISYPCDDKIYTFKDTKDKYELKITPF
- the dxr gene encoding 1-deoxy-D-xylulose-5-phosphate reductoisomerase, with translation MIVFGSTGSIGVNALKLAALKKLRVSALACGGNIKLLNEQIERFKPEFVCIKEQKDRHLVKHKNVFVGQEGLEKILELSDDTLLLNAIVGFAGLKSTLKAHKLHKKIALANKESLVVAGEFLKGANIIPVDSEHSALSALIQARQNIKKLYICASGGAFFKFKIKNLKSVKLSDALKHPNWSMGAKITIDSATMANKLFEIIEAYHLFATKEIDAFIEPKSLLHALCEFQNGATSAYFSKPDMKLAIAEAIFDTHELEILPPLDFVKLSSLKFHKISLKKYPLFALKNIFLEKPSLGVIINAANEVMVERFLKQKCEFLDISKGVLRALEHFEGVTITELEEVFEYDRKVREYL
- the tsaD gene encoding tRNA (adenosine(37)-N6)-threonylcarbamoyltransferase complex transferase subunit TsaD, producing the protein MKNCILAIESSCDDSSIAIIDKDSFKCLFYKKISQEKEHSHYGGVVPELAARLHSEALPRILQQCKDYFSKLCAIAVTNEPGLSVSLVGGIAMAKSLALSLNLPLIAINHLKGHIYSLFLDKKEEYDLGVLLVSGGHTMVLKVDEKGFLEILAKSNDDSFGESFDKVAKMMNLGYPGGSVIENLAKQAKDRNLCFSVPMLRSKELNFSFSGLKNQTRLEILKHTNLGKNIKSEIAYAFEEAACSHIINRCKKIFAIHSFKKFGVVGGASANLNLRKRLEKLCAEFDCELKLAPLEFCADNALMIARAAVSAYERNEFVKIQEDILSPKNKHLERL
- a CDS encoding prepilin-type N-terminal cleavage/methylation domain-containing protein → MKKAFTILELVFVIIILGILAAIALPKLSSSKDEAEISKALNNLRTFINDVSVYALKNDKLANTKLISNVSGVEEVDLSQNLSDVAFKVGDDERCVEFVFMQGVSFVLMGISSNDNVKNAIKAVANGANESVLTNADFTSKSKNKACVALSQSESFKALANKTYLLLGTK
- a CDS encoding phosphatidate cytidylyltransferase; translation: MFSVTRIISGLVMVTAIIIIALIDVYWVNLVVFGVLLYLAFDEAKRLFNLPNASFIPALLAFLLGSYYEKALLYGLLLVILVVGYLVYKKADNLKLSLIYLYPTLPILALWQVYLNEGMLGIFLLILVVVFCDSGAYFIGKMLGKTPFSQTSPNKTLEGVIGGVLCAVVAGGVFGAIAGGFWFWILLSFFIAILAVMGDLIESYFKRIAGVKDSGDLIPGHGGILDRIDAVIIASFAVVVFL
- a CDS encoding MBL fold metallo-hydrolase; translation: MQIYKQACGAYETNCYILSTKRGEFIIDPGVNALEFVKNTAKNPLAILNTHGHFDHIWDNAALKKEFNIPLYIHKNDAFFLNDPFHQGFEKSEADVLIENEENLELFDTSFKFHFFPGHTPGCCMIEVVGEGVMFSGDFLFYRSIGRWDFPYSNATLMKQSLEKVLNYKENFKLLPGHGGETMLKEEQEHLPTWLRYF